A stretch of the Comamonas testosteroni TK102 genome encodes the following:
- a CDS encoding ubiquinone biosynthesis accessory factor UbiJ: MATQSPFSFLGGLVERVMAGPQAPEWLVSEMHQRLVLFLNHVLMQEKEARDRLVRQKGRIARVQWRQYSVALLVTPAGLFDLAPAEAAPDLMLEVTETSPLSLAQTALRGDKPSIRIEGDVQFAAEINWLVDNVKWDVEEDLARLIGDVPAHTIAKVARTAAQGLRQFVGARMGGKSASAADAAHPASTAPVAAMPGADYTQP, translated from the coding sequence ATGGCAACACAGTCCCCTTTTTCTTTTCTGGGCGGTCTCGTCGAACGCGTGATGGCCGGCCCCCAAGCTCCCGAATGGCTGGTGAGTGAAATGCATCAGCGTCTGGTGCTTTTCCTCAACCATGTGCTGATGCAGGAAAAAGAGGCCAGGGATCGCCTCGTGCGCCAGAAAGGCCGTATTGCGCGCGTGCAGTGGCGCCAGTACTCGGTCGCCTTGCTGGTCACCCCTGCCGGCCTGTTCGATCTGGCTCCTGCCGAGGCGGCGCCCGATCTGATGCTGGAAGTCACGGAGACCTCTCCACTGTCGCTGGCCCAGACGGCCTTGCGTGGCGACAAGCCCAGCATTCGCATCGAAGGCGACGTGCAGTTTGCCGCCGAAATCAACTGGCTGGTGGATAACGTCAAGTGGGATGTGGAGGAAGACCTGGCCCGCCTGATCGGTGACGTGCCTGCCCACACCATCGCCAAGGTGGCTCGCACCGCTGCTCAGGGGCTGCGTCAGTTCGTCGGCGCACGCATGGGTGGCAAGTCCGCCTCTGCTGCCGATGCTGCCCATCCCGCCAGCACGGCCCCCGTGGCAGCCATGCCCGGCGCCGATTACACACAGCCATGA
- the aspS gene encoding aspartate--tRNA ligase, with the protein MAMRSQYCGLVTEAQMGETVTLCGWVNRRRDHGGVIFIDLRDREGYVQVVCDPDRAEMFKVAEDVRNEFCVQVKGVVRARPAGTTNDKLKSGQIEVLCHELNVLNASVTPPFQLDDDNLSETVRLTNRVMDLRRPVMQRNMMLRYKTAIQVRNFLDKEGFIDIETPMLGKSTPEGARDYLVPSRVHDGEFFALPQSPQLYKQMLMVSGFDRYYQITKCFRDEDLRADRQPEFTQIDCETSFLNEEEIRAIFQRMIKEVFQTQLNVDLGEFPIMTYQDAAFRFGSDKPDLRVKLEFTELTDIMGDVDFKVFSTPATTKGGRVVALRVPGGAAISRGEIDGYTEFVKIYGAKGLAWIKVNEVAKGREGLQSPIVKNLHDAALTEILKRTGAQDGDLIFFGADKEKIVNDSIGALRLKVGHSEFGKKSGLFEDKWAPLWVVDFPMFEHDEESGRWVAVHHPFTSPKDGHEDLMDTDPGKCIAKAYDMVLNGWELGGGSVRIHRADVQAKVFEALNITPEQQRAKFGYLLDALQYGAPPHGGLAFGLDRLITLMTGSDSIRDVIAFPKTQRAQDLLTQAPSPVDEKQLRELHIKLRNPMVVTTEA; encoded by the coding sequence ATGGCAATGCGTTCTCAATACTGCGGTCTGGTGACCGAAGCCCAAATGGGCGAAACCGTGACCCTGTGCGGCTGGGTGAATCGCCGCCGTGACCATGGTGGCGTGATCTTCATCGACCTGCGCGACCGCGAAGGCTATGTGCAGGTGGTCTGCGATCCCGACCGCGCCGAGATGTTCAAGGTGGCCGAAGACGTGCGCAACGAGTTCTGCGTGCAGGTCAAGGGTGTGGTGCGTGCGCGTCCCGCCGGCACTACCAACGACAAGCTCAAGAGCGGCCAGATCGAAGTGCTGTGCCATGAGCTGAACGTCCTCAATGCGTCCGTCACGCCTCCTTTCCAGCTGGACGACGACAATCTGTCGGAAACCGTGCGCCTCACGAATCGCGTGATGGATCTGCGCCGTCCCGTGATGCAGCGCAATATGATGCTGCGCTACAAGACCGCCATCCAGGTGCGCAACTTCCTCGACAAGGAAGGCTTCATCGACATCGAGACTCCCATGCTGGGCAAGTCCACGCCCGAAGGCGCCCGCGACTATCTCGTGCCCTCGCGTGTGCATGATGGCGAGTTCTTCGCGCTGCCCCAGTCGCCCCAGCTGTACAAGCAGATGCTGATGGTCTCGGGTTTCGACCGCTACTACCAGATCACCAAGTGCTTCCGCGACGAAGACCTGCGTGCTGACCGCCAGCCCGAATTCACGCAGATCGACTGCGAAACTTCGTTCCTGAACGAAGAGGAAATCCGTGCCATCTTCCAGCGCATGATCAAGGAAGTGTTCCAGACCCAGCTGAACGTGGATCTGGGCGAGTTCCCCATCATGACCTACCAGGATGCGGCCTTCCGCTTCGGTTCGGACAAGCCCGACCTGCGCGTCAAGCTCGAGTTCACCGAACTGACCGACATCATGGGCGACGTGGACTTCAAGGTCTTCTCCACCCCCGCCACCACCAAGGGCGGCCGTGTCGTGGCCCTGCGCGTGCCCGGCGGCGCTGCCATCTCGCGTGGCGAGATCGACGGCTACACCGAGTTCGTCAAGATCTACGGTGCCAAGGGCCTGGCCTGGATCAAGGTCAACGAAGTGGCCAAGGGCCGCGAAGGCCTGCAGTCGCCCATCGTCAAGAACCTGCATGATGCTGCCTTGACCGAAATCCTCAAGCGCACCGGCGCCCAGGATGGCGACCTCATCTTCTTCGGCGCCGACAAGGAAAAGATCGTCAACGACTCCATCGGTGCCCTGCGCCTGAAGGTCGGCCACAGCGAATTCGGCAAGAAGAGCGGCCTGTTCGAAGACAAGTGGGCGCCTCTGTGGGTGGTGGACTTCCCCATGTTCGAGCATGACGAGGAATCCGGCCGCTGGGTGGCCGTGCACCACCCCTTCACCTCGCCCAAGGACGGTCACGAAGACCTGATGGACACCGATCCCGGCAAGTGCATAGCCAAGGCCTACGACATGGTCTTGAACGGCTGGGAACTGGGTGGCGGCTCGGTGCGTATCCACCGCGCCGACGTGCAGGCCAAGGTTTTCGAAGCCCTGAACATCACGCCCGAGCAGCAGCGCGCCAAGTTCGGCTATCTGCTGGACGCGCTGCAGTACGGTGCGCCTCCCCATGGCGGCCTGGCCTTCGGCCTGGATCGTCTGATCACGCTGATGACCGGCTCCGACTCCATCCGTGACGTGATTGCCTTCCCCAAGACACAGCGCGCCCAGGATCTGCTGACCCAGGCTCCCTCGCCCGTGGACGAGAAGCAGCTGCGCGAGCTGCACATCAAGCTGCGCAACCCCATGGTGGTCACCACCGAGGCTTGA
- the ubiE gene encoding bifunctional demethylmenaquinone methyltransferase/2-methoxy-6-polyprenyl-1,4-benzoquinol methylase UbiE: MSSTHFGFQTVDESEKASRVRGVFDSVASKYDVMNDVMSGGLHRAWKAYALMVANLKEGDKALDIAGGTGDLSLAFSKKVGASGQVVHTDINEAMLRVGRDRLTDKGVILPTLVCDAEKLPFPDNYFDLVSVAFGLRNMTHKDAALKEMNRVLRPGGKLLVLEFSKVAKPLEKAYDWYSFKILPAMGKMIAGDAESYRYLAESIRMHPGQKELKALMQQCGFGHVDYHNMTGGVCALHVGIKC; this comes from the coding sequence ATGAGCTCCACACACTTCGGATTCCAGACTGTTGATGAAAGCGAGAAGGCATCGCGCGTACGCGGTGTGTTCGACTCCGTGGCTTCCAAGTACGACGTCATGAACGACGTGATGTCGGGCGGTCTGCACCGCGCCTGGAAGGCTTACGCACTGATGGTGGCCAACCTCAAGGAAGGCGACAAGGCGCTGGACATCGCGGGCGGCACAGGGGATCTGTCCCTGGCTTTTTCCAAGAAGGTCGGGGCCAGCGGTCAGGTGGTGCACACCGACATCAACGAAGCCATGCTGCGTGTGGGGCGCGACCGTCTGACCGACAAGGGGGTGATCCTGCCCACGCTGGTCTGCGATGCGGAGAAGCTGCCTTTTCCCGACAACTATTTCGATCTGGTCAGCGTGGCCTTCGGCCTGCGCAATATGACGCACAAGGATGCCGCGCTCAAGGAAATGAACCGCGTGCTGCGTCCTGGCGGCAAGCTGCTGGTGCTCGAATTCTCCAAGGTGGCCAAGCCCCTGGAGAAGGCCTATGACTGGTACTCGTTCAAGATTTTGCCGGCCATGGGCAAGATGATTGCCGGCGATGCCGAAAGCTATCGCTATCTGGCCGAATCCATACGCATGCATCCGGGACAGAAGGAGCTCAAGGCCTTGATGCAGCAATGCGGCTTTGGTCATGTGGACTATCACAACATGACGGGAGGCGTCTGTGCCTTGCATGTGGGAATCAAGTGTTAA
- the folE gene encoding GTP cyclohydrolase I, which translates to MFRDLADMKKDNQAEGTPVSVKIRERLQAANKRFHANDNISEFIEPGELEKMLDEVQEKMQGVLDSMVIDTVHDHNTRATARRVAKMYLNEVFRGRYVAQPAITEFPNAEHLNELMIVGPITVRSACSHHLCPVIGKIWIGVLPNKNTNVIGLSKYARLVDWIMGRPQIQEEAIIQLADLIMDKTRPDGLAVVMEASHFCMSWRGVREMDSKMLNSVMRGAFLTNSELRREFLSLIAARK; encoded by the coding sequence ATGTTCAGAGATCTCGCCGATATGAAAAAAGACAACCAGGCCGAAGGCACGCCCGTCTCGGTCAAGATCCGCGAGCGGCTGCAGGCGGCGAACAAGCGTTTCCACGCCAACGACAATATTTCCGAATTCATCGAGCCCGGCGAGCTGGAGAAAATGCTGGACGAGGTGCAGGAGAAGATGCAGGGCGTGCTCGACTCCATGGTGATCGACACCGTGCACGACCACAACACCCGTGCCACGGCCCGCCGCGTGGCCAAGATGTATTTGAACGAGGTCTTCCGCGGGCGCTATGTGGCCCAGCCTGCGATCACCGAATTCCCCAATGCCGAGCACCTGAACGAGCTGATGATCGTCGGCCCGATCACCGTGCGCAGTGCCTGCAGCCACCACCTGTGCCCCGTGATCGGCAAGATCTGGATCGGCGTGCTGCCCAACAAGAACACCAATGTGATCGGCCTGTCCAAGTACGCGCGTCTGGTGGACTGGATCATGGGCCGTCCGCAGATTCAGGAAGAAGCCATCATCCAGCTGGCCGATCTGATCATGGACAAGACCCGTCCCGACGGACTGGCCGTGGTCATGGAAGCCTCGCATTTCTGCATGTCCTGGCGCGGCGTGCGCGAGATGGACTCCAAGATGCTGAACTCCGTCATGCGCGGTGCCTTCCTCACCAACTCCGAACTGCGCCGCGAATTCCTCTCGCTCATAGCAGCCCGAAAATAA
- a CDS encoding gamma-butyrobetaine hydroxylase-like domain-containing protein — translation MAGLQANTPTPQSLTVHGASRVLEVSYSDGKTFRIPFELLRVYSPSAEVQGHGPGQEVLQTGKRDVGISTIEPVGNYAIKPFFSDGHESGLYTWEYLYQLGSQQDALWQQYLQRLQEAGLERDTPMPEKGAGGHGCSVH, via the coding sequence TGACCGTGCACGGTGCATCGCGCGTGCTGGAGGTCTCTTATTCGGACGGCAAGACTTTCCGCATCCCGTTCGAGCTGCTGCGCGTGTACTCGCCCTCGGCCGAAGTCCAGGGCCACGGCCCTGGCCAGGAAGTGCTGCAGACCGGCAAGCGCGATGTGGGCATCAGCACCATCGAGCCGGTGGGCAACTACGCCATCAAGCCCTTCTTCAGCGACGGGCACGAAAGCGGTCTTTACACCTGGGAATACCTCTACCAGCTGGGCAGCCAGCAGGACGCCCTGTGGCAGCAATATCTGCAGCGTCTCCAGGAGGCCGGACTGGAGCGCGACACGCCCATGCCCGAGAAAGGCGCCGGCGGCCATGGCTGCAGCGTGCATTGA
- a CDS encoding FmdB family zinc ribbon protein → MPIYAYKCGSCGHAKDVLQKISDAPLTVCPACGAEAFSKQLTAPGFQLKGSGWYATDFKNSGSKPAASTSSSSDSAAAPAAAAAPAPAPANS, encoded by the coding sequence ATGCCTATCTATGCATACAAGTGTGGTTCCTGCGGCCACGCCAAGGATGTGCTGCAGAAAATCTCGGACGCGCCGCTGACCGTGTGCCCAGCTTGCGGGGCCGAGGCCTTTTCCAAGCAGCTCACCGCTCCGGGCTTTCAGCTCAAGGGTTCTGGCTGGTATGCCACGGACTTCAAGAACAGCGGCAGCAAGCCGGCTGCAAGCACCTCTTCATCCAGTGACAGTGCCGCTGCACCTGCAGCAGCTGCAGCTCCTGCCCCTGCCCCTGCCAATTCCTGA
- a CDS encoding sodium:solute symporter family protein, giving the protein MLLSLVIVYLLVTIGIGLWAARRVKNTADFAIAGRHLLLYMIITTTFATWFGSELVLGVPAKFIEGGLHALVEDPFGAGMCLILVGVFFAAKLYRMNLLTISDYYRSRYGRAIEVVCSLIIMLSYLGWVSAQVTALGLVFNLLSGGVVSIPMGMTIGVLSVLVYTLFGGMWSVAVTDFVQMIILVAGLLILAFFAGDMAGGAGKVVDLATSRDLFKFLPEPSLHEIVFFIGAAVTMMLGSIPQQDIFQRVMSADTEKSAVRGTIIGGACYVIFAFVPMFLVASALIIMPAEATALLADDPQKVLPTLVMDKMPFAMQVLFFGALLSAIKSCASATLLAPSVTFTENIWRQFRPYTSDKDNLRTMRISVLVFAACVLAYSIIMEGTPIYELVASAYQVPLVGAFVPLVFGLYWKRATTQGAISAVVLGIGVWLIFMVTPALNQAFPQQLAGLLAAVAGMLAGSLLPQWISNHHREIESFAEIKA; this is encoded by the coding sequence GTGCTGCTCTCATTGGTGATCGTCTACCTGTTAGTGACCATCGGCATTGGCCTGTGGGCCGCCAGACGCGTGAAGAACACGGCGGATTTCGCCATTGCCGGCCGTCATCTGCTGCTCTACATGATCATCACCACCACCTTCGCGACCTGGTTCGGGTCCGAGCTGGTGCTGGGCGTGCCTGCCAAGTTCATCGAAGGCGGACTGCATGCGCTGGTGGAAGATCCGTTTGGCGCGGGCATGTGCCTGATCCTGGTGGGCGTGTTCTTTGCGGCCAAGCTCTACCGCATGAATCTGCTGACCATCAGCGACTACTACCGCTCGCGCTATGGCCGGGCCATCGAGGTGGTCTGCTCGCTGATCATCATGCTCAGCTATCTGGGCTGGGTCTCGGCCCAGGTCACGGCGCTGGGCCTGGTCTTCAACCTGCTCTCGGGCGGTGTCGTCAGCATTCCCATGGGCATGACGATAGGCGTGCTCTCCGTGCTGGTCTACACCCTGTTCGGCGGCATGTGGTCGGTGGCCGTGACGGATTTCGTGCAGATGATCATTCTGGTCGCCGGCCTGCTGATCCTGGCATTTTTTGCCGGTGACATGGCGGGCGGCGCGGGCAAGGTGGTCGATCTGGCCACCAGCCGCGATCTCTTCAAGTTCCTGCCCGAGCCTTCGCTGCACGAAATCGTCTTCTTCATCGGCGCTGCCGTGACCATGATGCTGGGCTCGATTCCGCAGCAGGACATCTTTCAGCGCGTGATGTCGGCAGACACCGAAAAGTCGGCCGTGCGCGGCACCATCATCGGCGGTGCCTGCTATGTGATCTTTGCCTTCGTGCCCATGTTTCTGGTGGCCAGTGCGCTCATCATCATGCCCGCCGAAGCCACGGCCCTGCTGGCCGATGATCCGCAGAAGGTGCTGCCCACCCTGGTGATGGACAAGATGCCGTTCGCCATGCAGGTGCTGTTCTTCGGTGCGCTGCTCTCGGCCATCAAGTCCTGCGCTTCCGCCACCTTGCTGGCCCCCAGCGTGACCTTCACCGAGAACATCTGGCGCCAGTTCCGCCCCTACACCTCGGACAAGGACAATCTCAGGACCATGCGCATCAGCGTGCTGGTGTTCGCGGCCTGTGTGCTGGCCTATTCGATCATCATGGAAGGCACGCCCATCTATGAACTGGTCGCCAGTGCCTATCAGGTGCCGCTGGTGGGGGCCTTCGTGCCGCTGGTGTTCGGTCTGTACTGGAAGCGCGCCACCACCCAGGGCGCCATCAGCGCCGTGGTGCTGGGCATCGGTGTGTGGCTCATCTTCATGGTCACGCCCGCGCTCAACCAGGCTTTTCCACAGCAGCTGGCTGGTCTTTTGGCTGCGGTCGCCGGCATGCTGGCAGGCTCGCTGCTGCCCCAGTGGATCAGCAACCATCACCGTGAAATAGAGTCCTTTGCCGAGATCAAGGCTTGA
- the nudB gene encoding dihydroneopterin triphosphate diphosphatase: MEVRPYKIPQSVLVVIYREDGKVLLLRRSIAAPEGEPFWQSVTGSKDSLDEEWHETAVREVLEETGIDALAPDCCLTDWELENVYAIYPQWLHRYAPGVSHNQERVFGLRVPSHLTVHLNPREHTAHDWHDWREAAQRCFSSSNAEAILLLPRFEPALAERRCRQQP, from the coding sequence ATGGAAGTCAGGCCCTACAAGATTCCGCAGTCCGTGCTGGTCGTGATCTACCGTGAAGACGGGAAGGTGTTGCTGCTGCGTCGCAGCATTGCGGCGCCCGAGGGCGAGCCTTTCTGGCAATCCGTCACAGGCAGCAAGGACAGCCTGGACGAGGAATGGCATGAAACCGCGGTGCGCGAGGTGCTGGAGGAAACCGGCATCGACGCGCTGGCGCCGGACTGTTGCCTGACCGACTGGGAACTCGAGAACGTCTACGCCATCTATCCTCAATGGCTGCATCGTTACGCGCCGGGTGTCAGTCATAACCAGGAGCGTGTCTTCGGCCTCCGTGTGCCATCTCACCTGACCGTGCACTTGAATCCCAGGGAGCACACCGCACATGATTGGCATGATTGGCGTGAGGCAGCCCAGCGCTGCTTTTCTTCTTCCAACGCAGAAGCTATTTTGCTGTTGCCGCGCTTCGAGCCGGCGCTGGCCGAACGCCGGTGCAGGCAGCAGCCTTGA
- the ubiB gene encoding ubiquinone biosynthesis regulatory protein kinase UbiB, whose translation MSRFLRGWAILWVVFRYGLDELVLSGIPHPRLRSLRGVLTFGRKLDKPRGVRLREALEELGPIFVKFGQVLSTRSDLMPPDVAEELAKLQDRVPPFDSQIAVDTIERSFRKPLEQIFISFERQPVASASIAQVHFARIRDKDGIEHDVAVKVLRPGMKSVIDKDLALMHMMASWLEKLSHDGKRLKPKEVVAEFDNYLHDELDLIREASNAAQLRRNMEGLDLVLIPEIHWDYCHTDVMVMERMKGVPISQVERLREAGVDIPKLARDGVTIFFTQVFRDGFFHADMHPGNIMVSLEPDTFGRYISLDFGIVGTLTEFDKEYLAQNFLAFFRRDYKRVAALHVESGWVPATTRVEELEAAIRAVCEPYFDRPLAEISLGMVLMRLFQTSRRFQVEIQPQLVLLQKTLLNIEGLGRQLDPNLDLWSTAKPFLEKWMLDQMGPQRLWHELQAQAPRYAKILPDIPRVLHQYLSRHGAGNDSETLLKELLQQQKTTNRLLQAILCGGIGFVIGLVVLQVLLRIRF comes from the coding sequence ATGAGCCGTTTTCTGCGAGGCTGGGCCATCCTCTGGGTGGTGTTTCGTTATGGGCTCGACGAGCTGGTGCTCTCCGGGATCCCGCATCCGCGACTGCGCAGCCTGCGCGGCGTGCTGACCTTCGGCCGCAAGCTGGACAAGCCACGTGGCGTACGCCTGCGCGAAGCGCTGGAAGAGCTGGGCCCGATCTTCGTGAAGTTCGGTCAGGTGCTGTCCACACGCAGCGACCTGATGCCGCCCGATGTGGCCGAGGAGCTGGCCAAGCTGCAGGATCGCGTGCCGCCGTTCGATTCCCAGATCGCGGTGGACACCATCGAGCGTTCCTTTCGCAAGCCGCTGGAGCAGATCTTCATCAGCTTCGAGCGCCAGCCCGTGGCCAGCGCATCGATTGCCCAGGTGCACTTTGCCCGGATCCGCGACAAGGACGGCATCGAGCACGACGTCGCTGTGAAGGTGCTGCGTCCGGGCATGAAGTCCGTGATCGACAAGGATCTGGCACTGATGCACATGATGGCGAGCTGGCTGGAAAAGCTCTCCCACGACGGCAAGCGTCTCAAGCCCAAGGAAGTGGTTGCCGAGTTCGACAACTATCTGCACGACGAGCTGGATCTGATCCGCGAAGCCTCCAATGCCGCGCAGCTGCGCCGCAATATGGAAGGGTTGGATCTGGTGCTGATCCCCGAGATCCACTGGGATTACTGCCACACCGATGTGATGGTGATGGAGCGCATGAAGGGCGTGCCCATCAGCCAGGTCGAGCGCCTGCGCGAAGCCGGGGTGGACATCCCCAAGCTGGCGCGCGACGGCGTGACCATCTTCTTTACCCAGGTGTTCCGTGACGGCTTCTTCCATGCCGACATGCACCCGGGCAACATCATGGTCAGCCTGGAGCCCGATACCTTCGGACGCTACATCTCGCTGGACTTCGGCATCGTCGGTACGCTGACCGAGTTCGACAAGGAATATCTGGCGCAGAACTTCCTGGCCTTCTTCCGCCGCGACTACAAGCGCGTTGCCGCCTTGCATGTGGAAAGCGGCTGGGTGCCTGCCACGACACGCGTCGAGGAGCTGGAGGCTGCCATCCGTGCCGTCTGCGAGCCTTATTTCGACCGGCCCCTGGCCGAAATCTCGCTGGGCATGGTGCTGATGCGCCTGTTCCAGACCTCGCGCCGTTTCCAGGTCGAGATCCAGCCCCAGCTGGTGCTGCTGCAAAAGACCTTGCTCAATATCGAAGGCCTGGGGCGCCAGCTCGACCCCAACCTCGACCTCTGGAGCACGGCCAAGCCGTTCCTCGAGAAATGGATGCTGGACCAGATGGGGCCGCAGCGCCTATGGCATGAGCTGCAGGCGCAGGCACCGCGTTACGCCAAGATCCTGCCCGACATTCCACGGGTGCTGCACCAGTATCTGTCCAGGCATGGCGCCGGCAATGACAGCGAGACCCTGCTCAAGGAACTGCTGCAGCAGCAGAAAACGACCAACCGTCTGCTGCAGGCCATCCTCTGTGGCGGCATCGGTTTCGTCATCGGTCTGGTGGTGCTGCAGGTTCTGCTGCGCATCCGCTTCTGA
- a CDS encoding DUF502 domain-containing protein: MSALRKWLIAGLLVIVPLVITLGVLNWIIGTLDQTLAILPEAWQPDRLLGMHIPGFGVILTLLILLLVGGIASNFIGRKLVGWGDALVRRIPVVRSIYSSVKQVSDTVFSDSGNAFRTAVLVQWPREGVWTVAFVTGQPSGEVAALLRDEYVSVFVPTTPNPTGGYFVLVRKSECIELEMSVDAALKYIVSMGVVAPPDLALIEESKQTTLSHP; the protein is encoded by the coding sequence ATGTCTGCATTGCGCAAGTGGCTGATTGCCGGTTTGCTGGTCATCGTTCCCCTGGTGATCACGCTTGGCGTGCTCAACTGGATCATCGGAACGCTGGATCAGACGCTGGCCATTCTTCCCGAGGCCTGGCAGCCCGACAGATTGCTGGGCATGCATATTCCGGGCTTTGGCGTTATTCTGACCTTGCTGATTCTGCTGCTCGTGGGCGGTATTGCCAGCAATTTCATCGGCCGCAAGCTGGTGGGTTGGGGTGATGCGCTGGTGCGCCGCATTCCGGTGGTGCGCTCCATCTATTCCAGCGTCAAGCAGGTCTCGGACACCGTGTTCTCCGACAGCGGCAACGCTTTTCGCACGGCAGTGCTGGTGCAGTGGCCGCGCGAGGGCGTATGGACCGTGGCTTTCGTCACAGGCCAGCCCAGCGGTGAGGTGGCTGCCCTGTTGCGCGACGAATATGTGAGCGTCTTTGTGCCCACCACGCCCAACCCCACAGGGGGTTATTTCGTGCTGGTGCGCAAGAGCGAATGCATCGAGCTGGAAATGAGTGTGGATGCGGCGCTCAAATACATTGTTTCGATGGGCGTGGTGGCTCCGCCAGACCTCGCACTGATCGAAGAATCCAAACAAACAACCTTGTCGCACCCCTAA
- a CDS encoding endonuclease/exonuclease/phosphatase family protein has product MSEVQLSTPPEPQILRVATYNIHKGVQGLGPARRLEIHNLGLAVEQLDADIVCLQEVRKMNRKEEQYFDRWPNVPQAEYLAPEGYESVYLTNAYTRDGEHGNALLSRWPVIGYQHEDISDHRFEQRGLLHVELDIHGKRVHSIVVHLGLIPGSRIRQIALLQRFIEREVPPNAPLVVAGDFNDWGNQIKRMLAGFGLFEYEETQGILTYPSRLPIAQLDHIYVRGLTPLGLQVPKGRIWWRMSDHLPLIAEFKL; this is encoded by the coding sequence ATGTCTGAAGTTCAGTTGTCTACACCGCCAGAGCCGCAGATCCTGCGCGTGGCCACCTACAACATTCACAAGGGTGTGCAGGGCCTGGGCCCTGCCAGGCGCCTGGAGATTCACAATCTGGGACTCGCGGTGGAGCAGCTCGATGCGGACATCGTCTGCCTGCAGGAAGTGCGCAAGATGAACCGCAAGGAGGAGCAGTATTTCGACCGCTGGCCCAATGTGCCCCAGGCCGAGTACCTGGCGCCCGAAGGCTACGAGTCCGTCTATCTGACTAATGCCTACACCCGGGACGGCGAGCACGGCAATGCGCTGCTCAGCCGCTGGCCCGTGATCGGCTACCAGCACGAGGACATCTCGGACCATCGCTTCGAGCAGCGCGGCCTGCTGCATGTGGAGCTGGACATCCATGGCAAGCGCGTGCACTCCATCGTCGTGCACCTGGGCCTGATTCCGGGCAGCCGCATTCGCCAGATTGCACTGCTGCAGCGTTTCATCGAGCGCGAGGTGCCGCCCAATGCGCCGCTGGTGGTGGCGGGCGACTTCAACGACTGGGGCAACCAGATCAAGCGCATGCTGGCGGGCTTCGGCCTGTTCGAGTACGAGGAGACGCAGGGCATTCTGACCTATCCCTCGCGGCTGCCGATTGCGCAGCTGGACCATATCTATGTGCGCGGCCTGACGCCGCTGGGGCTGCAGGTGCCCAAGGGGCGCATCTGGTGGCGCATGTCGGATCATCTGCCGCTGATCGCGGAGTTCAAGCTGTAG
- a CDS encoding Tim44 domain-containing protein — translation MKKLWSIALVAMLVVAHGQADAKRMGGGSSFGKQSGNVTQREASRAPAQNTQQAGQQNAAQQNRAAPPATPAAAPKKPWGAMLGGLAAGLGLAWLANSLGMGEAFANMLMFGLLAMVIMVVVGMIMRRRKPAPAMQGNHSPFAFQGAGNLGGDANAPQARQYNPEKVGNDASARPWEQNHIPEAAAAAGGSMIGSALSGSQNWGVPADFDAEGFLTAAKRNFVTLQSAWDRSDITTLRSMMTDEMLSEIRSQLSERESQRAGEPNHTDVLMIDAQLLGIEDLGNGYMASVEFSGMIREEASAGPSPFREVWNMTKPKSGASGWLVAGVQALQ, via the coding sequence ATGAAGAAACTTTGGTCAATCGCCTTGGTGGCAATGCTGGTGGTGGCGCATGGTCAGGCCGATGCCAAGCGCATGGGCGGCGGCTCATCGTTCGGCAAGCAGTCGGGCAACGTCACTCAGCGTGAAGCTTCTCGTGCTCCCGCTCAGAATACCCAGCAGGCCGGGCAGCAGAATGCGGCGCAGCAAAACCGCGCGGCCCCGCCCGCAACTCCGGCCGCTGCACCCAAGAAACCCTGGGGTGCCATGCTGGGCGGCCTGGCTGCAGGCCTGGGTCTGGCCTGGCTGGCCAACTCGCTGGGCATGGGCGAAGCCTTTGCGAATATGCTGATGTTCGGTCTGCTGGCCATGGTGATCATGGTGGTGGTCGGCATGATCATGCGACGTCGCAAGCCCGCGCCTGCGATGCAGGGCAATCACAGCCCCTTCGCCTTTCAGGGCGCAGGCAACCTGGGCGGTGATGCCAACGCTCCCCAGGCTCGCCAGTACAACCCTGAAAAAGTGGGCAACGATGCGTCGGCTCGTCCCTGGGAACAGAACCATATTCCCGAAGCCGCAGCAGCAGCCGGTGGCTCCATGATCGGCTCTGCATTGTCGGGTTCGCAGAACTGGGGCGTGCCCGCAGACTTCGATGCCGAAGGCTTTCTCACGGCAGCCAAGCGCAACTTCGTGACGCTGCAATCGGCCTGGGACAGGTCCGACATCACAACCCTGCGCTCCATGATGACCGACGAGATGCTCTCGGAAATCCGCAGCCAGCTGTCCGAACGCGAGAGCCAGCGTGCCGGTGAACCCAACCACACCGATGTGCTGATGATCGATGCGCAGCTGCTGGGCATCGAGGACCTGGGCAATGGCTATATGGCCAGCGTCGAGTTCTCCGGCATGATCCGCGAAGAGGCATCGGCAGGCCCCAGCCCCTTCCGCGAAGTCTGGAACATGACCAAGCCCAAGAGCGGTGCCAGCGGCTGGCTGGTGGCAGGCGTGCAGGCGCTGCAATAA